A DNA window from Aspergillus nidulans FGSC A4 chromosome I contains the following coding sequences:
- a CDS encoding MFS transporter (transcript_id=CADANIAT00007404), producing the protein MKSPDQEPIQRRRSSTLHYHTFDTPPPKSRGRPNSGQSASSGEDSRHHHVSIDESTSQSPLPKKQIMVLALIALCEQTAFNSISPYLPDMASSFPEAKPGMVGVYVGLIGTAFAVAQLVTNYFWGWLSDRIGRKPVILLGTVLTAVCFVAFGFCSTLWQAVAVQALMGVVNGNQGLVSTCLGEITDKSNQSKAFTYLPVLYGIGGVTGPLVGGLLVFRQNPFNNAEPNPYPYLWPNLLSAAILGLDFVVALIFLKESLEDADTLPTFGKKIRDLFAWLWQMTSLGKRPRTIRPGDHLPYRMIREQSADADEHDSELDSASEASADHQGHESLTRSELLNRDTILLLLTYLIFALCNIAFNALFPIFSQAAPPIGRGLTPSEIGLAQGFAGVVTIIFQICIFGQLRNKMGNRWSYRAGLFGFVVSFILMPFIGYKGDDTGKTGVTGKTAFMAIELCLVLLVKTVAAVGGLTSALLLITNSAPDHAVLGALNGLAQTLSAAGRAVGPFLSGSLFSLAARVQPKGEVIPFGVFAAVSLVGFFLSFGIKGRKLEADGWESNPDDDDDDDDGSGNSDDEEN; encoded by the exons ATGAAGTCGCCAGACCAGGAGCCCATTCAGAGGCGACGCTCGTCGACGCTACACTATCATACTTTTGATACGCCCCCGCCAAAGTCCCGCGGCAGACCGAACTCCGGCCAGTCCGCCTCGTCGGGTGAAGACTCACGGCACCATCATGTCTCTATTGATGAATCGACGTCACAGTCGCCCCTCCCCAAGAAGCAAATCATGGTTCTGGCATTGATCGCGCTGTGCGAGCAGACGGCTTTCAACTCCATCAGTCCTTACCTTCCCGATATGGCGTCATCGTTCCCTGAGGCGAAACCGGGCATGGTTGGGGTATACGTGGGATTGATTGGGACGGCGTTCGCGGTAGCGCAGCTGGTTACCAACTATTTCTGGGGTTGGTTGTCGGATCGCATAGGGCGGAAACCGGTTATTCTTTTAGGCACAGTCCTTACCGCAGTGTGCTTTGTCGCATTCGGATTCTGCAGTACGTTGTGGCAGGCTGTCGCGGTGCAGGCGTTGATGGGTGTTGTCAATGGGAATCAGGGCTTGGTGTCGACCTGCCTCGGAGAGATCACCGACAAGAGCAATCAATCAAAGGCATTTACCTATTTACCGGTTCTTTACGGCATTGGTGGTGTCACTGGCCCCTTAGTCGGTGGCTTGCTTGTCTTTCGACAAAATCCGTTCAATAACGCGGAGCCGAATCCGTACCCATACCTGTGGCCAAATCTTCTATCTGCTGCGATTCTCGGGCTAGATTTTGTTGTGGCACTGATCTTCCTGAAAGAAAGtctggaagatgcagataCCTTGCCCACGTTTGGCAAGAAGATCCGCGACCTGTTTGCGTGGTTATGGCAGATGACCAGTCTTGGGAAGCGACCTCGCACTATACGGCCAGGGGACCATCTGCCTTATAGGATGATTCGCGAACAATCGGCAGACGCCGACGAGCATGATAGCGAGCTAGATTCGGCTTCAGAAGCATCCGCAGACCACCAGGGTCACGAATCCCTGACACGGAGCGAGCTGCTCAATCGAGACAccattcttctccttttgACGTATCTCATTTTCGCCCTGTGCAATATCGCCTTCAACGCGCTTTTCCcgatcttctcccaagcAGCCCCGCCTATTGGGCGTGGTCTTACACCGTCTGAGATCGGTCTTGCCCAGGGCTTCGCAGGCGTCGTGACTATAATCTTCCAAATATGCATTTTTGGCCAGCTGCGCAACAAGATGGGAAACCGGTGGTCCTACCGAGCTGGCCTCTTTGGCTTCGTGGtttccttcatcctcatgcCGTTCATCGGATACAAAGGCGATGATACCGGGAAGACTGGCGTCACCGGCAAGACAGCCTTCATGGCTATCGAGCTCTGTCTCGTCTTACTAGTAAAGACTGTCGCTGCTGTCGGCGGCTTGACCAGCGCACTCCTCCTG ATCACAAATTCCGCCCCCGACCACGCCGTCTTAGGCGCCCTCAACGGTCTCGCCCAGACCCTTTCTGCAGCAGGCCGTGCTGTCGGTCCCTTCCTCTCTGGCAGTCTCTTCTCCCTTGCAGCCCGCGTCCAGCCAAAGGGCGAGGTAATTCCCTTTGGTGTCTTTGCTGCGGTATCtcttgttggcttcttcctcagctttGGAATAAAGGGGCGCAAGTTGGAGGCTGACGGGTGGGAGAGTAATCctgacgacgatgacgatgatgatgatgggagtGGAAATTcagatgacgaggagaacTGA
- a CDS encoding tetratricopeptide repeat protein (transcript_id=CADANIAT00007405) — protein MYPVHAPNGVYQSLPAGEMGLSDATFCSSGLGDGAMIEPEKPALCEDENRHEASDLDNSDGALIDSRNVDYEIPRSSKRQSFFQKLFGRKVPLNSRATATARDSTLSTDESQNNSSSTVQDTDYIALLRGTQNVFVHMQYISGGAIVHDVSGRQRILQVDEVAKLFLQIKNELSSTAVWSRALTTRLRGEALLKQGNAQGAIIELHDTMKLLADTPGLDIEKQTRASILHSMGKAYQALDIPAEAEACYLESLGLYKRVLGRDHPKNFSVLHDLGSLCEKDGYATEAAALYERSFAGRLRTLGHNAPETLCSMQRLASLKVLLGDLESALLLLEKAVPALDTVFGIQNATTLNAMNKLSSLYQKLGLENESRIICSRTIPHCRAVFGLSAQITRDAVLRYIQSSDNFDFPPDIQDIIDSYKRSRDVDCLRVIHRLGRSYMDAGLNRDAAALFETLVEDFLAVKGPEAAETFDALSALCVSREHLDSVDKAMLAYRQLVHMAKRTQDGHQSRKRIAYAEKRICELNRRRETLEAERREWGLKEPGPCQRCGALTRMFCSTTPAQSSAIFPTDPRNFATFRMKLNTKVNTVVLFSLDSDVEYAVVANNSLPRTAVGGPEAAAEQSKGRISFSRPTTSSRRNVSMAGAGNAVPSQTTISAQKPEVPQSQEQQQQHQQEIIWQTPQTQDSISYTPIPNPKLNQHQPMTENVTRNQAPEEKYLLVKPGKEMHKSLLDKRLSVRASSFPSPPSFSPSVDPIESQSYTPSKELIEYAQGLLLTGYLGEAFMYVIEWVWRCWGHICRDKLIA, from the exons ATGTATCCAGTGCATGCACCAAACGGTGTTTACCAGTCGCTCCCAGCTGGGGAGATGGGCCTCTCAGACGCGACATTTTGTTCAAGTG GgctcggcgacggcgctATGATAGAACCCGAGAAACCAGCCCTGTGCGAGGACGAGAACAGACACGAGGCCAGTGACCTCGATAATTCCGATGGTGCGCTTATCGACAGCAGAAATGTTGATTATGAAATACCTCGTTCGTCTAAGCGGCAGTCGTTCTTTCAGAAGCTCTTCGGACGCAAAGTGCCGTTAA ATAGCAgagccactgccactgctaGAGACAGCACGCTTTCGACAGATGAGAGTCAGAATAACAGCTCATCCACTGTCCAGGACACAGACTATATTGCCCTGCTACGGGGAACGCAGAACGTATTCGTCCACATGCAGTACATCTCCGGCGGAGCGATTGTGCATGACGTCTCGGGCCGGCAAAGAATCCTCCAAGTGGATGAGGTTGCCAAACTATTCCTGCAGATCAAGAATGAGCTATCATCAACAGCCGTCTGGTCTCGCGCTCTAACAACACGACTGAGAGGAGAAGCCCTGCTCAAACAGGGCAACGCGCAGGGAGCAATCATAGAGCTCCACGACACGATGAAGCTTCTAGCCGACACGCCAGGCCTCGACATAGAGAAGCAAACGCGGGCATCTATCCTGCACTCCATGGGCAAAGCATATCAGGCCCTTGACATCCCCGCCGAAGCAGAAGCGTGCTACCTGGAATCGTTGGGTCTCTACAAGCGTGTGCTCGGTCGCGACCATCCCAAGAACTTTTCCGTCCTGCACGACCTCGGCAGTCTCTGCGAGAAAGACGGATACGCCACCGAGGCCGCAGCGCTGTACGAGCGGTCCTTTGCAGGCCGACTCAGGACCCTGGGACACAACGCCCCAGAGACCCTATGCAGCATGCAGCGCTTAGCATCTCTTAAAGTTCTGCTCGGCGATCTTGAGTCCGCACTTTTACTGCTTGAGAAGGCCGTCCCGGCCCTCGACACGGTTTTCGGCATCCAGAACGCCACAACCCTAAACGCAATGAACAAGCTCTCTTCACTATACCAAAAGCTCGGTCTAGAGAATGAATCACGCATTATATGCAGCCGCACAATCCCCCACTGCCGCGCTGTCTTTGGCCTCTCCGCCCAAATCACTCGCGACGCCGTCCTGCGCTACATCCAAAGTTCAGATAACTTCGACTTTCCACCGGACATCCAAGATATTATCGACAGCTACAAGCGCTCCCGCGATGTTGACTGCCTGCGCGTCATTCACCGTCTCGGCCGTTCATACATGGACGCTGGGCTCAACCGTGACGCAGCAGCTCTCTTCGAAACGCTCGTCGAGGACTTTTTGGCGGTTAAGGGTCCCGAAGCAGCGGAGACATTCGACGCACTGAGTGCGCTTTGCGTCTCTCGAGAACATTTGGACTCCGTGGACAAAGCGATGCTGGCATACAGACAGCTTGTGCATATGGCGAAGCGGACACAAGATGGGCATCAATCACGGAAAAGGATCGCGTACGCGGAGAAACGTATCTGTGAGCTAAACCGGCGTCGGGAGACCCTGGAAGCTGAGAGGAGGGAGTGGGGGCTTAAAGAGCCGGGGCCTTGTCAGCGTTGTGGTGCTCTAACCAGGATGTTTTGCAGCA CGACACCTGCGCAAAGCAGTGCCATCTTTCCCACAG ACCCGCGCAACTTCGCGACGTTTCGAATGAAGCTGAATACTAAAGTCAACACGGTTGTGCTGTTCTCGCTCGATTCGGATGTTGAGTATGCGGTCGTTGCCAATAACTCTTTGCCCAGAACAGCAGTTGGCggtccagaagcagcagcagaacaatCAAAAGGGCGGATTTCATTTTCGAGACCGACGACTTCGAGCAGGAGGAATGTTTCAATGGCAGGAGCAGGGAACGCTGTTCCGTCACAGACGACTATATCTGCACAGAAACCAGAAGTCCCGCAATCAcaagagcagcaacagcaacatcaacaagaaaTCATCTGGCAGACTCCACAAACTCAAGATTCAATATCATACACTCCCATCCCAAATCCAAAACTAAACCAACACCAACCCATGACAGAAAACGTCACTCGGAACCAGGCCCCCGAAGAAAAATACCTCCTCGTCAAGCCTGGGAAAGAGATGCACAAGTCCCTCCTTGATAAGCGGCTTAGTGTGCGCGCGTCTTCATTCCCATCCcctccttctttttccccttcaGTGGATCCAATCGAGAGCCAGAGTTATACTCCAAGCAAAGAACTCATCGAGTATGCGCAGGGTCTACTGTTGACAGGGTACCTGGGGGAGGCGTTTATGTACGTCATTGAGTGGGTTTGGAG GTGCTGGGGTCATATAT GTCGTGACAAGTTGATTGCATGA
- a CDS encoding alpha/beta hydrolase (transcript_id=CADANIAT00007402), with protein sequence MFRLTQAACLLQALGALIQGSLAFTPAATDSHEAEALHRRSYFYVGGEYVNTTDGWMMHNQMYVEKLSPARGTTQLYPIVFLHGGAQTGTNFLNKPDGGRGWASWFLSHGYEVYIADRTMTARSPVLPADGYGESVFSAEFISQRFTNVQDYPLWPQAKLHSQWPGTGERGDPVFDAYYASNVQSISDSEAQEVTMKAAGEALLDIIGPVILITHSQGGLYGWSWADSRPELIKGLIQIEPKGPPFKEVIFSNSFSRPYGLTSIPLTYQPAPTNESSPLSMKTVSSDKPGELLDCIIQAEPARQLTNLAKVPILIDTGEASYHATYDYCFIKFLKQAGVSNVQHLELGKWGIHGNAHLQFLEKNSDVIAGVLHEWIGNVTALN encoded by the exons ATGTTTCGGCTCACCCAGGCAGCGTGCCTCCTGCAGGCGCTCGGCGCCCTCATTCAAGGCAGCTTAGCTTTTACCCCTGCTGCGACTGACAGccatgaagccgaagctCTTCATCGCCGCTCATACTTCTACGTCGGCGGGGAGTACGTCAACACCACCGATGGCTGGATGATGCATAACCAGATGTACGTCGAGAAGCTCTCGCCGGCAAGGGGGACCACACAGCTCTATCCGATTGTGTTTCTACATGGGGGTGCTCAGACCGGCACG AACTTTCTCAACAAGCCTGATGGCGGCCGCGGCTGGGCGTCTTGGTTCCTTTCCCACGGCTACGAGGTATACATCGCTGATAGAACCATGACCGCGCGGTCCCCAGTTCTCCCAGCAGACGGATACGGCGAGAGCGTGTTCTCCGCAGAGTTCATCTCGCAGCGGTTCACGAATGTCCAGGATTATCCGCTCTGGCCGCAGGCGAAGCTACATAGTCAGTGGCCTGGT ACCGGTGAACGCGGCGACCCCGTCTTTGACGCCTACTACGCCAGCAATGTGCAATCTATCTCCGACAGCGAAGCGCAAGAAGTCACCATGAAAGCAGCGGGCGAAGCGCTTCTTGACATAATTGGGCCGGTCATTCTGATCACGCACTCCCAGGGCGGACTATACGGATGGTCATGGGCCGATAGTCGTCCCGAACTCATCAAGGGCCTGATCCAAATCGAGCCGAAGGGCCCGCCGTTCAAGGAAGTCATTTTCTCGAACAGCTTCAGTCGGCCGTATGGACTGACCTCGATCCCGCTTACATACCAGCCCGCGCCCACGAACGAGTCTTCGCCACTCAGCATGAAGACCGTCTCCTCTGACAAGCCCGGGGAATTGCTGGACTGcatcatccaggctgagCCGGCCCGCCAGCTCACGAATCTTGCCAAGGTGCCGATTCTCATTGACACCGGCGAGGCGTCGTATCACGCGACGTATGACTACTGCTTTATTAAGTTTTTGAAGCAAGCCGGGGTGAGCAACGTGCAGCATTTGGAGCTGGGCAAGTGGGGAATCCATGGAAATGCGCATTTGcagttcctggagaagaactCCGATGTCATTGCTGGGGTGCTGCATGAGTGGATTGGGAATGTTACGGCTCTTAACTGA
- a CDS encoding uncharacterized protein (transcript_id=CADANIAT00007406), which translates to MRRNTHPPVTAAEGKGRKERSLYDDDIYVSPILEGRPSWSGTRWTRFFPELSSHFSLVSPTSPREPQYLHGSLTATVYIRENKSEEDASEPATGASSLWSDELVDDSSSCYSRRSSITSLGSEHSASAYRSADAFSIISPIRAGVFDEISVHRSGTNLSRRLSRSPSVREKPLPCEPPIQMAPLSIRRKRTQPPLIREDSLAEIVESTAPTHGLQPTLSQAAEELENALDSLVERKNSLPHIDIPLQVSRGNMDMIPSRSAPSPPHDLLKSRKPRLSTLSPEEEMKHAKKPHKGRLSFSVPGFGKKRDRPHFRSLSGSNIVGRLERKHAHHEVAISTVAVSKDSEKENDAFGSTDTDFLSPPPPPQRPASVSSERELRLKLPRLQTQEVRSPGLRQKPSSVKVPTTVEATQRTEKASPKPRKTFSLNLGGTMSKNAAAAKAIGPMCEMDVDSAPIVVYELDAGLPEQQIKTPVVPPPFIPSGQMPATLLDEIVLMLLRHCSSLPDLFNFAVMNRQFYRVFKQNELDLIKTTVFQMSPPAWELREMSPPWASEWQVLFDLDAPVPEYTPSSYLDRYTRDLYTLVRLKGLILARCTTFLRPETVRGLSGIDDARAEEIDNAFWRLWTFCRIFGCGKGREGDVVGQIDWLNGGVLATSQHASITMSISEPFGMNNVLLEPPEGFGRGNLGGLSHSQLYDMMEIWTCLGVLLQPIHGKCEAARKVGVFNGHKAEKDPVKEEETLEEWTYYILTLGLSAVLALGSIATVDNADEIFQRAQLLGLTKWEAADASRSIFFREAVSKAYKHRQRSPQRMSPVCQTDSNPTRHSGCSNTSPTNSVICKLHRRRQAAYAEQLRNRRAQNADLSYVEERPISSYAEIMNRLAGAPTHPLYRQQAEEPVPPLPTPASTAATPLPPPAAAVQPPQDPPINTHNIQIPYTNACPPRPPVQAPQIRDPADQAIEMMVCELGFAEEDAKWALKITDTGEGINPNAAVSLLLQEYQRQNLDMGRSTNGYPSPGLIGSGQSTEPRNSILFSVMHSQEAMGSGWRWA; encoded by the coding sequence ATGAGGCGGAATACACATCCTCCTGTTACGGCagcagaaggaaaaggaagaaaggaacGCAGTctgtatgatgatgatatatATGTTTCGCCAATTCTTGAAGGGAGGCCGTCCTGGTCAGGAACACGCTGGACCCGCTTTTTCCCAGAACTGTCGTCGCATTTCTCGCTTGTCTCCCCTACGAGTCCTCGAGAGCCGCAATACTTGCATGGCTCTCTCACGGCAACTGTCTATATTCGAGAAAACAAGTCCGAGGAAGACGCCTCTGAACCGGCGACAGGGGCGTCTTCGCTATGGTCTGACGAACTGGTTGATGACTCCTCTTCGTGCTATAGCCGCAGATCGTCTATCACCAGTCTAGGGTCTGAACACTCCGCATCAGCTTACAGGTCTGCCGACGCATTCTCCATCATCTCTCCCATCAGGGCAGGCGTGTTTGACGAGATATCCGTGCATCGGTCCGGCACGAACTTGTCGCGGAGATTGTCAAGATCGCCATCTGTGCGGGAAAAGCCGCTACCGTGCGAACCCCCGATCCAAATGGCTCCACTCTCAATCCGACGCAAGAGGACGCAACCGCCATTGATTCGTGAGGATAGCCTGGCCGAGATTGTCGAGTCGACTGCGCCAACGCACGGCCTTCAGCCGACGCTGTCGCAAGCTGCAGAGGAACTCGAGAATGCACTTGATAGTCTTGTGGAACGGAAAAACTCCCTGCCACATATTGATATACCCCTGCAGGTGAGCAGAGGTAATATGGATATGATTCCCTCACGCTCTGCTCCCAGCCCGCCCCATGACCTATTAAAGAGCAGAAAGCCTAGGTTGTCCACTTTGTCgccggaggaggaaatgaaaCATGCCAAGAAACCCCACAAAGGCCGGCTCTCTTTCAGCGTGCCTGGCTTTGGCAAGAAGAGGGACCGGCCCCATTTCCGCTCCCTGAGCGGCTCCAACATTGTTGGTCGACTTGAGCGCAAACACGCCCACCACGAGGTCGCTATATCAACAGTAGCGGTTTCAAAGGACTCGGAAAAGGAAAATGACGCATTTGGATCGACTGACACAGACTTCCTCAGCCCACCGCCCCCTCCTCAAAGACCAGCGTCGGTCAGCAGTGAGCGTGAGCTGCGCTTGAAATTACCCCGTCTCCAAACACAAGAAGTGCGATCACCAGGCTTGCGACAGAAGCCATCATCAGTGAAAGTCCCAACTACAGTGGAAGCTACCCAGAGAACTGAGAAGGCGTCGCCCAAGCCCCGAAAAACATTTTCGTTAAACCTCGGGGGCACGATGTCGAAGAACGCTGCCGCGGCGAAAGCTATCGGGCCGATGTGCGAGATGGATGTTGACTCGGCGCCGATAGTCGTATACGAGCTCGACGCCGGTCTGCCCGAGCAGCAAATTAAGACTCCGGTTGTGCCTCCCCCTTTTATTCCCTCTGGGCAGATGCCGGCCACACTTCTTGATGAGATAGTCCTGATGCTCTTGCGACATTGCAGCTCGTTGCCGGACCTGTTCAATTTTGCTGTTATGAATCGGCAGTTCTACCGTGTTTTCAAGCAAAATGAGCTCGACCTGATCAAAACTACGGTTTTCCAAATGTCGCCTCCGGCCTGGGAGCTGCGCGAAATGAGCCCGCCCTGGGCCAGCGAATGGCAGGTCCTGTTTGACCTGGACGCTCCAGTCCCGGAGTATACGCCCTCTTCCTACCTCGACCGCTACACCCGCGACCTATATACGCTTGTCAGACTGAAGGGACTCATTCTTGCTCGCTGTACTACTTTTCTCCGTCCAGAAACTGTGCGTGGTTTGTCAGGCATAGACGACGCCCGCGCGGAGGAGATCGACAATGCTTTTTGGAGACTCTGGACATTCTGCCGTATTTTTGGATGTGGGAAAGGCCGAGAGGGAGATGTCGTTGGACAGATAGATTGGTTGAATGGCGGCGTCTTGGCCACGAGTCAACATGCCTCGATCACCATGTCAATAAGTGAGCCGTTCGGTATGAACAACGTGCTCCTTGAGCCTCCCGAAGGGTTCGGCCGCGGCAACCTAGGTGGGCTCTCACATAGCCAGCTTTACGACATGATGGAGATCTGGACCTGTCTCGGggttctgctgcagccaatcCACGGCAAATGCGAGGCAGCGCGGAAAGTAGGTGTATTCAATGGCCAtaaggcggagaaggatcctgtcaaggaggaggaaacaTTAGAGGAATGGACATATTACATCCTCACATTGGGCCTCTCCGCCGTCCTTGCCCTAGGCTCCATCGCAACCGTCGACAACGCCGATGAAATCTTCCAGCGCGCTCAATTGTTGGGTCTGACGAAATGGGAAGCTGCTGACGCAAGCcgctcgatcttcttccgTGAAGCTGTCTCAAAGGCATACAAACACCGCCAACGCTCTCCCCAGAGAATGTCACCTGTCTGCCAAACCGACTCAAACCCTACTAGACACTCCGGCTGCAGCAACACTTCCCCAACAAACAGCGTCATATGCAAGCTGCACCGTCGCCGTCAAGCCGCCTATGCCGAGCAGCTCCGTAACCGCCGCGCACAGAACGCTGACCTCTCCTACGTCGAAGAACGCCCGATATCCAGCTATGCGGAAATCATGAACCGTTTGGCCGGTGCACCTACACATCCACTTTACCGACAACAAGCCGAAGAACCCGTGCCGCCTTTACCaaccccagcatcaacagcagctACTCCACTGCCACCACCGGCGGCGGCAGTTCAACCACCGCAAGATCCCCCAATCAACACGCACAACATTCAAATCCCTTACACCAACGCCTGCCCACCAAGGCCTCCTGTCCAAGCACCGCAAATTCGCGACCCAGCCGACCAAGCCATCGAGATGATGGTTTGCGAGCTCGGGTTCGCCGAGGAAGACGCCAAATGGGCGCTCAAGATCACAGATACCGGCGAGGGGATTAACCCCAATGCGGCGGtgtctctgcttctccaggaGTATCAGAGGCAGAATCTGGATATGGGCCGGAGTACAAATGGTTATCCCTCGCCCGGGCTGATCGGATCTGGACAATCGACTGAGCCAAGAAATAGTATCCTTTTCTCGGTGATGCATAGCCAGGAGGCGATGGGTTCGGGATGGAGGTGGGCTTAG
- a CDS encoding uncharacterized protein (transcript_id=CADANIAT00007403) → MHEDLSTTLALVGVFGGLSIILMAIRLFMRKYRNQDFILSDYLTMVCIVFVLARSALTTVVLLWGNNNMTRPALNLTETEIYHRTVGSKLTLANRAVYNTYLWIQKSNVLLLCERVLSGLPEPEMIVKVYWIVLLGSLAAVMGTTFGECRPAHLYWQVLPDPGDCVKANIQLVTLVALNITTDAMLILLPMPWLLRVRKSWLKRLQYVLLFSVGLLLIAIAIVRLPVYSSSTNQVNRNTWGSVEEFFAAVAANVPTLFTLRKDPNKHKREEELSHSRPSARPRFTPNQFQDSDLFTTNVALDTVEQTGTEPKRGRSPGRARARSLPVGVTAAPSQENLVRDDSSHVGEGDYGDSHGEYGFDEERRGRGR, encoded by the exons ATGCACGAAGACCTCTCGACAACTCTGGCGCTCGTCGGCGTCTTCGGCGGCCTCTCCATCATTCTCATGGCTATCCGCCTGTTCATGCGCAAATATCGCAACCAGGACTTTATCCTCAGCGACTATTTGACCATGGTATGCATCGTGTTTGTGCTGGCTCGTTCCGCGCTGACAACTGTCGTGTTGCTTTGGGGGAACAATAACATGACGAGGCCTGCGTTGAACCTAACCGAGACGGAGATCTACCACAGGACGGTTGGGAGCAAGCTGACGCTTGCAAACCGGGCAGTCTATAATACTTA CCTGTGGATCCAGAAATCAAATGTCCTCTTGCTGTGCGAGCGTGTACTTTCGGGTCTTCCGGAACCTGAAATGATCGTGAAGGTTTACTGGATCGTCCTCCTGGGAAGTCTGGCGGCTGTGATGGGAACAACGTTCGGCGAGTGCCGGCCTGCGCATCTGTACTGGCAGGTTCTGCCTGACCCTG GAGACTGCGTCAAAGCAAACATCCAACTCGTCACCCTCGTCGCGCTCAATATCACCACCGATGCGATGCTTATCCTGCTCCCGATGCCCTGGCTGCTGAGAGTAAGGAAGTCATGGTTAAA ACGCCTCCAATACGTCCTGCTCTTTTCCGTCGGCCTACTCCTTATTGCCATTGCAATCGTCCGCCTTCCCGTCTACTCCTCCAGTACGAACCAGGTCAATCGCAACACTTGGGGCTCTGTGGAGGAGTTCTTTGCTGCGGTGGCAGCAAACGTGCCGACGTTGTTCACGTTAAGGAAAGATCCAAATAAACACAAGCGTGAAGAGGAATTGAGCCATTCCAGGCCATCAGCGAGGCCGCGGTTCACGCCAAACCAGTTCCAGGATTCGGATCTGTTTACAACTAATGTAGCGCTCGACACTGTTGAACAAACAGGGACGGAGCCGAAGAGGGGACGGTCTCCGGGACGCGCAAGGGCGCGCTCACTGCCCGTGGGGGTTACGGCTGCGCCTAGTCAAGAAAATCTGGTTCGGGATGATTCATCGCAtgttggtgaaggtgatTATGGCGATTCTCACGGGGAATATGGGTTCGATGAAGagaggagggggagaggGAGATGA
- a CDS encoding Mpv17/PMP22 family protein (transcript_id=CADANIAT00007407), whose product MALPPIAKATLQAALISASSNVLAQGITSYREGVRTTPCPRFLKVFSLQKMQNITPFELDSQVLFQFTTSALILSPLAFLWLEGLEQRFPGTQQTQPPKGKEKTEEKGKSKDKPEPKPNVKNIVAKIVVDQLIGGAWNTVAFIVTMGILRGQNYEVIKEEIMNNFWPYMLAGLKFWPLVSILNFTVVPASQRLLVGNLFGVVWGVYVSLMAA is encoded by the exons ATGGCGCTGCCCCCTATCGCAAAGGCCACTTTACAGGCCGCACTGATCAGCGCCAGTTCGAATGTGCTAGCGCAGGGTATCACTTCGTATCGAGAGGGCGTGCGTACTACTCCTTGTCCCCGATTTCTTAAGGTCTTCTCTTTGCAAAAGATGCAGAATATC ACACCCTTTGAGCTCGACTCCCAGGTACTCTTCCAATTTACCACTAGCGCCCTCATTCTATCACCGCTGGCATTTCTCTGGCTTGAGGGCCTTGAGCAAAGATTTCCCGGAACCCAGCAGACGCAACCACCcaaagggaaagagaaaacagaagagaaagggaagagTAAGGACAAGCCCGAGCCAAAACCCAATGTTAAGAACATCGTGGCGAAAATAGTCGTAGATCAGCTTATTGGTGGCGCTTGGAATACTGTTGCTTTTATTGTGACAATGGGTATCTTGCGCGGACAAAATTATGAAGTCATCAAGGAAGAGATAATGAAT AATTTCTGGCCTTATATGCTCGCAGGGCTCAAGTTCTGGCCGCTCGTCTCGATTCTGAACTTCACCGTTGTCCCCGCGAGCCAGCGCCTCCTAGTTGGGAATTTATTCGGTGTCGTATGGGGCGTTTATGTCAGTCTCATGGCTGCGTGA